From the genome of Leptotrichia sp. oral taxon 847:
CTTTTCATAAAAACTCCTCACATAATAAATTTACATTAATTTAGGACAATGTATGATCCTTTTTAAATACTATTTTATAATTTTTTACAATTTTTAAAAAAATTAGCTTAAAATTTAAAAATGAAGTTACTAAATAATTCTTTTTATTTTCATTTTCAATTTGTTTCGCTTTTTTCTTCTTCAAACGGAATAACTTCAATTTCCATCTTTTCGTAACTTGCACTCACAACGCTCACTTTTAATGTATTTCCCATCGTAAAGCTCTCATTTGTCCTTTTATTTATAATTTTAAAATTTTCTTCATCGTAAATAAAATTATCCCGTGAACTTGTAATATTATAAACAACTTCTATATGATTTTCAAGTTCCATAAATATTTTATTTTTATTCATTCCACTAAGTCTAGCTATAAATGTTTCACCAATTTTATCTTGCATATATTCAATTAATTTAATTTTTACACTATCTTCTTCCAATTTATCGGCAATTCGTTCGGTTTTGGAAATATTACTTGCTATCGCCTCAAAATCAGATAAATATTTTGTTTTTTCCCTCTCATTTATAAATCTTTCAATCGAACGCCCAAGCATCCTGTGGACAACTAAATCTGAATATCGTCTAATTGGCGAAGTAAAATGCAAATAATATTTAGAAGCCAGGCCAAAATGCCCAAGATTTTTATTTGCATATCTTGCCCGCTGCATAGCCCGTAAAATTAACTTGTGAATCAAATATCCTTCTGGTAGTCCCGTTGTTTTATTTATAATATTTTGAAATTTTCCAGGATGAATTTCATCCATATTTTTTAGTGAATATCCAAATTTTATAAGCGTTTCATTTAACGCTTGAATTTTAGCCTTGTCTGGATCTTCGTGAACCCTGTAAATCGCTGGAGTTTCTTCCCAAAATAATTTTTCTGCCACAGTTTCATTTGCAATTACCATAAAATCTTCAATTAACTTTTCAGCTTCCCCACGAGAACGAAGCTTAATATCTTTTACAAATTTATTTTCATCCAGCACAACTTTTATTTCTGGCAGTTCAAAATCAATACTTCCTCTTCTCTTTTTATTCGCACGAATTATTTTAGAAAGTTCCAACATATTTTTTAGCATTTCTGAAATTTTTTCATATGTTTCAAAAACCTTTTTATTTTCAAAAAATATTTCTTTTTTTTCTTCAGACAAATTCTCATTCTTTTCGTTTTTTTCGATTTTTTCATCTTTTTGATAATCAAAAATTTTATTCACATCGTCGTAAGTCATTCGATATTTAGACTTTATAACTGATTTATAAAAATTATTTTTTATAACTTTTCCTTTTGAGTCGATTTCCATCTCAACCGAAAAAGTTAGTTTATCTTCGTTTGGATTAAGCGAACAAAGATTGTTTGACAATTTTCTTGGAAGCATTGGAATCACTCTGTCCACAAGATAAATCGAATTTCCCCGCTTTAGTGCTTCACTGTCAAGTGCAGTATTTTCGCCAACATAATGAGAAACATCGGCAATACTTACAATAAGCTTGTATCTATCTTCTTTTTTTTCAACATACACGGCGTCATCCAAATCTTTTGCATCCACTCCATCAATCGTAATGATGTCAAGATTTCGCAAATCTTTTCTATTTGAAAGTTCATCTGTAAAATCTTCATCAATTTTATCTAGTTCTTTTAAAACTTCATTAGGAAACTTTTCTTCAATTCCTTCATTCAAAAGCAACGACGAAATTAAAACTTCTGTATCTTGCGGATTTCCCAAGACACTTACAATTTCTCCTTCTGGTTTTCGTGTATCATCTCCCCAAAAATCAATTTTTACAGCAACCAGATCTCCAGTTTTTGCGCCTTTTATAAATTTTTTTGGAATGTAGATGTCGCTTGTAGAATTTTTTGGACGAACAAAGCCAAAGCTCAAATTGTGCTCAAAAATCCCAACTATAATCTCTCTGTTTCTCTTAATTACATTTACAACTTCGCCCTCTCTTTTTTTAGAACTGCTACTTTCTTTCAAAATTCTCACCAAAACTGTATCACCGTTCATTGCGGTATTTAAGTACGCACCTGGAATAAAAACGCTATGTTCACCCAAAATGTCCAAAAATCCAAAATTCCCATTTCCAATAGAAATTTCTCCCCGCAAAAATCCTTCTTTTTCAGGCAAAGTGTATTTTCCATTTCTCTTCAAAAAAATTTCGCCCTTTTCTTCCCAGTGATTTAATAATGTTTTATAAATTTTTCTTTTTTTAGGACTCCACTCCAAAAGCTGTAAAATTTCCTGAAAATTAAATTCATAATCCTTTAACACTTTTTTTAAATATCTTAGCTCTTTTTCTTCCTTTTCTTCAATTTTTTTTATTTTTTCTTCCTCATGTTTTTTCAAATCTTTTTTATTTTCAAAACTTTTGTTTTTTTTATTTTTTTGATTCCTCTTTTTATATTTTTTTTCTCTCATAATCTCTCACCTTTTTTCTTGCTAAAAAAATTGTCCCAAAAAATTAATGAAACAAAAAATCATTAATTATTTTAGGACAACTATTTATCACCCGATATTTGTTTCTCCATCTATTTGAATTACAACACTTTGAATATTTGAAAAATTTTTCAAAATTGTATTCGACACCGCCTGAGAAAAACCATTAAATAATTCAGGATTTTTTTTCAAATTTAGAAACTCTCCATTTAACTTGACAACTGTTGTATTAACATTATTTATTCTCAAATTATAAGCGCTTCTAAATTTCATATTTTCATTAATAAAATCTGAATTTTTTATAATTTCATTAATAAAATCTCCTTCGACTAAATTCAACTGTCTAGGAATTGTCACTTCCTTTTCATTTACAGTCTTACTATTTCTATCATACACAAAAATAGTAATTGTCTGATAATTTTCTGCGTTATTTTGGATTCTCTCCTCTTCCGAACCTTTATCCACAGTAACTTCTATCGTGTCTTTGTGATCTTTATCATAAAAACTCGTAGCTACAACTCCAGCTGTTACCAACACAAGTATTATCACCCAACCATTTTTTCTAAAAAAACCTTTTTTTTTCTTAATTTCTTCTGCCATAATTTTCTCCAAATATTCGTAAACCTAATTATTTAAAATATTGTCTAATTCCATTAGCAATAGCTTGTGCTGCTCTTTCTTGACCTTCAGGTGTTAAATACTGTGATAAGTCACCGTAGTTATTCATAAATCCTAATTCCACCAAAATTGAAGGCGAATTACTTCCCCGAAGCACTGCAAAATTTGCTCCAAAAACTCCTCTTCTTCTAAGTCCAATAGTGTTTATAAGATTATCTAACACAGTTGTTGCAATAGCTTGACTTTTTTTCTGATTTGTTCTATAAAATATATCTTTTACGACTAAATCTGAAAATGGCGTATCTCCATAGCTTGAATCCACTCTATTTTCAATCTGTGCAACTCTTGCAGCATAACTTCCTTCATCTTTTTTACTAAAGTAAAATACTTCTGTTCCATTTGCCGATGAGCTTGAACCTGAATTTAAGTGAATACTTATAAAGAAATCTGCATTTGCATCATTTCCAATTTTAGCTCTTGTATCTAATGGTACAAAGAAATCTGAATCTCTTGTCATTATAACATTATAATCCCGTCTTAAATTGTTAGCCAATCTTGTTGCTACTTGTAATGCTATATCTTTTTCATTATATCCATTTCCTCTTGCACCTGAATCATGTCCACCATGTCCTGGATCTACAACAATAGTATATTTTTTATTTCCTGAAGTGGAATATCTTGGACCTGTCGATTGCTGTGGCTGTGTATAAGTACTTGTGTTATTATTTGGTCGTGAGTAACCTGATTGCTGTCTTGAACTTCCTATACTTGTAACTGTATTTGGTCCACGTGTTGTCGATACCGCAGGATTTCCATCTCCATTATTAAATGTTACTTCAACTTCTTTGTTTCTTGTAACTATTTGATATTTTGTCGATGGTTTTAAATAAAACATCAATGAAGTTGAAGAATTACTTTCATATACTTGAATTTTACTTATATACTGATCGTTTACAGAAGTAGTCTGTGGAATTCTTCCAGATTTTGAAGTATTCCAAAAACTTAAAACTAGAACATTGTCATTTCCAACTTTTGTAACAACTGTTCCCGGCATCATCTTTTTATTTTCTCTGAACACACCTTTAAATGTTCCATTACCGTAATTTATACTTTCTAAATTTTCTGCAAATATGACAGAACCTACTAAAAATAATAAAAATACTAATATTTTTTTCATTTTTCCTCCTTAAAACTTATCCTTTCTAAAAAATTATTTTTTTTCTACACTTGAAATAGATGTTTTCAAAACTGTTAATTTTGCATTTTTATCAACTTTGATTTCGACAGTTTCGCTTAAGACATTCGTAATTGTTCCTAAAATTCCTCCAGAAGTAATTACTTTATCCCCAACTTTAAAATTGTCAATCATTTCTTTTTGTTGTTGTTTTCTTTTTTTATTTGCAAGATATGTTGGTAAAAATATAAGTACCAATAAAATTATGTAAAATATTATTACAACAGTTGTGTTTTTCATTTTCGTTTTCTCCTTAATCTAAGATATTTTTAATTATACCACAAATTCTTATATGTTTCAATTTTATATTTTTTTGTTATACTTGATTATATATGATATCCCTAAAAAAAAAGAACTATTTTTATCAAATAATTCTTTTTTCTTATTATAACCCTGCTCCAAATTCTACACCTTTTCCAGAATAGTTGAATTGAATATTCTTTTCTGGGAACGGTGTTATTCCAAATTTCAATGAAATAACTGGATAATAACCTAACTTTTTGTTATTTGGTTTGTCCCATTTCATTCCTGCACCTATTTCCCATTCGACGTTTTCGAAACTGTGGCTTAATGTTGCCATTCCCAGTGTTAATTTATTTACTTTTTTGGCATACCAGGAACTTTCATATATTTCTGGATCAGACGCTTTTGATGCTCCATTTTGAACATATTGTAATTTTCCACCGATCCACCACGGTTTATCTGGATCTTTTGAAAACATGTATTTTGATTCAAATTCATGTCTTCTAAAATCGAAAGTGCTGTTACGAGAAGGATCATTTCTATAAATTCTATCAGGTCTTTCCATTACAAATGCGTATCTGACAAAAAATTTCTCCAAATATCCCGCTTCAACTTTAAAACTTAGATCATTTATTTTGTCAAATCCTTTCATTCCACTTGGATTCGTTGCGTCAGAACCATCTATTTGCATATCCATACCTATTTGAAAGTATTTTTTTTGACTTCTCAAACTTTGTAATTTTTTATTAAAATCATTTAAACTAAATTTATTTTGACGATAATTTTCTTCTTCGACATAGCTTTTATATGCTTCTTCTTCTTCGCTACTTAAAAATAATCTATTGTCATCCTTTACTACAATTTTATCAACTATATTTTTATTTGTATCTTCAATAGAAAAATTTTGTGTATTTGAATCTTTTACTGTATTTGAATTTTGTATTTCATTTTCTAAATTTTTTGTATCAAGATTTCCCAAATCTATTTTTTCAGCTTCTTCTTTTTCAGCTTCTACATCCGCTAAATATCTTGGTTTTGCATCATTTTCATATCTATATAAAAAACCGATTGTCGTATAGTCATTTCCACGAATATATCTATCATCAGAAACATTTGTAGGCGTATTTTTTAAATCTCTATAAGTTTTTTTCCCAAATCCGAAATTTACTCTAAAATAATGATCCGATTCAAATTTCTTATCTTTCATTTTTTTTGTATCATACACAAATCCCAATCTGTGGTAATTCGTTTTTAATTTTAGTGCAGGAGAACCAAATGTTGCTGTATTTCCAAAAATATCATTTGCTTTTAATACTAAGTTTGAATATTCAAATCCCCATTCGTTAAAATTTATTCCAAAAGTTCTGTCTTTTAATGATTCTTTATATATTTTCTGATTCCATCCAAGACTCGTATTTAATGGAAACAACTTTTTGTTCTTTTCTGAAAATTTATATAAGAAATTATCTCCATTGTTTGACAAAAATCCATATTGAAATTCTCTGTTAAAATCTCTTTGAGATTTAAAATGTTTAAATTCGTATTCATCGTTACTTTCTAAATCAAAACTTACAAATCTCTTTCCAGCTATATCCGCTTTAAAATAATTTCTTACATATCTATTTTTTAACCAGTTATCCCGAAAATGTCTATCATTTCTTAAGTTTAAATTGTAGTTAAATGTAACATTTCCAATTTGATAAATAAAATTATTACCAAATCCTGTAGCATTTGTTGGAATTTCTACAATGTCGTATCCCCCATACATTGCACTGTCAGCATCTGTTCTTTGAACTGTAAATGTTGCATCATTTGTCACCTTTACATCATATTTGTTATTTTTTTTGTACGTGTTATCAAAAAGTGTCGTAAATAATCTTGTGTCCATTGTAAAAATATTCATTGAAGGTTTTTGTCTTATCGTATTTCCACTTGCATCAGTTGCAACTTCATATCCAGTTGTAGAATTTAGGTCTTCCACCTTTCTCCCTTTTCTAAACTTTGGAACTGCCACACTGTTGTAATCACGATTTTCAAATCCCACATTAAATCCGACAAATGAATCTTTTAGCGGCAAGTCAATTCTGTCATTTCCAACATTAAATTTTTGACTTCTATATTTTTCATAAATAATTTTTTTAGCTCTTCTAATTGTTTCATTATCTTCATAAACTTTATAAATTCTGCTCTCATCTTTCGTTGAGCTATTTAAAAATAAACTGTTGTAATTTTCATTATCTCTTGTATAATCATATTCGTATTCTTTTTTTTGTACGTCAACTTGTTTTACTTGTGCGCCAAAATACAAATTATTTGAAAAATTCTGATATCCAGTTCTCGGCTCATATCCAAAAAATTCATATTTTTTGAATGGATAATAATTTCCGAAAGTTAATCCCCATTCTTGCCTTTTGTCATAAGCTGTCTTTTGAACCCAGTGAATTGTCTTATCATCACTACGGTCTCTCATTCCAAGCAATTCTCCGTACTCATCTTTATTTGAATCCAAATAATCAAATTTTATTTTAGGTCCTCTAAAATTAAGACCATAACTTCTTTTTTTCTATAAGAATTCAAATCTCCGACATAACCGGGATTGATATCACGAAAATCCTCATTATCAACCGTGATTTCTACATCCTTATTCCCATTTGTGTATTTTATGCTTTTGTACAAATCAACATCGGTTCTTCTCGGATCAAGACTATCATCTTTCATAATTTTATCATTTATGTCAGTCAATGCCTTTAATGCCTTTTTATCTTGAGTCCAATAATATTTTACATTCAATTCCCCATTTTGTCCCAATTCCTGATTTATATTCGCATCCCAAAATCCAATGTGCTTATATTTATTCACAAACGCTGTATAATCATCTTTTAACTTCGACCCATCAACTGCGTACATCAAATTCGTCGTAATATTTTGATAATTAATGTTCCAGATTCCATATCCAGCATCATAAAATTTTCTGTCTTCCTTTGCTTTTTTCGGGACATTTTTAACTTTGTGATTCACACGAAAATCCCACTCTTCTTTATGATTTCCAATGGGAACAACAAATCTATTAACCAAAATATTTCCTGAATTATTTCCCCAAAATGAATAGTCATTGGAAAATTTTAGTGCCAATTTTTGTTTTGTACTTAACTCAAAATCGACAAATCCCTGTGCAAGCGGTCCTAAATCGTAGTCAAATCCCATTATTCCAAAAAGTCCCCTGTCGCTGTCCATCCCGACATATGGAAAAAGTGTTGCTCTTTGGCTTGCAGGTTTTAGTGAAGTTACATAATACGGTAATTTTAACCAAGTTTTTCCACCAGCAATAACTTTTATATCCCTTGCAATCGCTTTTCTATTTGGATAAATTTCAAGTTCACTAGCTTCAATTTTATAATTTGGTTTTTCATAAGGACTTGTTGTAAACCATCCATTTTTTACTGTTACTTTTTTATTTCCCTCACTCAAAGTTTCCTCGCCACCATATCTGAGCTTCATATTGGTATCATAACTTTCAGAGTTATAAATTTTGGCTAACTTTGTATCCATATCAAAAATGAGGTTATCAGCTTTGACTTTTTGTGAACCTTGATTAAATTCCACATCTCCCGAACCCATAATAATATTTTTATTTGGAAGTTTTTTTAAGTTGTCCGCTTTTATTTTTATATCTTTATATTTAACAGTAACGTTTCCTTGTGTATTTATTTCTTCGGTGTCTAAATTTATTTTTGAACTCTCTGTTTCTAATTCTACCATTTCTGCACGTAAATTTTCAAAAAATATAATATAAAATAGAAAAACAAACAGCACTTTATATTTTAGTCTTCTCATAATTTTTTCAACCTTTTTAAAGTTTTTATTTTTAATAAATTTTCTGTATTTTTAGAATTATTATATCACATTTTTTTAAATAATCCAAAAGTCAAATTCTTCAGAAACTTTATCATATTTTTTATCTTTTCCTAAAATTTCCACAAACTCTTTAAAAGATTTTTTTGTTCGCTCCAAATAAGTTTTATCTCCTATCA
Proteins encoded in this window:
- a CDS encoding GerMN domain-containing protein, with product MAEEIKKKKGFFRKNGWVIILVLVTAGVVATSFYDKDHKDTIEVTVDKGSEEERIQNNAENYQTITIFVYDRNSKTVNEKEVTIPRQLNLVEGDFINEIIKNSDFINENMKFRSAYNLRINNVNTTVVKLNGEFLNLKKNPELFNGFSQAVSNTILKNFSNIQSVVIQIDGETNIG
- the rnr gene encoding ribonuclease R, which encodes MREKKYKKRNQKNKKNKSFENKKDLKKHEEEKIKKIEEKEEKELRYLKKVLKDYEFNFQEILQLLEWSPKKRKIYKTLLNHWEEKGEIFLKRNGKYTLPEKEGFLRGEISIGNGNFGFLDILGEHSVFIPGAYLNTAMNGDTVLVRILKESSSSKKREGEVVNVIKRNREIIVGIFEHNLSFGFVRPKNSTSDIYIPKKFIKGAKTGDLVAVKIDFWGDDTRKPEGEIVSVLGNPQDTEVLISSLLLNEGIEEKFPNEVLKELDKIDEDFTDELSNRKDLRNLDIITIDGVDAKDLDDAVYVEKKEDRYKLIVSIADVSHYVGENTALDSEALKRGNSIYLVDRVIPMLPRKLSNNLCSLNPNEDKLTFSVEMEIDSKGKVIKNNFYKSVIKSKYRMTYDDVNKIFDYQKDEKIEKNEKNENLSEEKKEIFFENKKVFETYEKISEMLKNMLELSKIIRANKKRRGSIDFELPEIKVVLDENKFVKDIKLRSRGEAEKLIEDFMVIANETVAEKLFWEETPAIYRVHEDPDKAKIQALNETLIKFGYSLKNMDEIHPGKFQNIINKTTGLPEGYLIHKLILRAMQRARYANKNLGHFGLASKYYLHFTSPIRRYSDLVVHRMLGRSIERFINEREKTKYLSDFEAIASNISKTERIADKLEEDSVKIKLIEYMQDKIGETFIARLSGMNKNKIFMELENHIEVVYNITSSRDNFIYDEENFKIINKRTNESFTMGNTLKVSVVSASYEKMEIEVIPFEEEKSETN
- the yajC gene encoding preprotein translocase subunit YajC; translation: MKNTTVVIIFYIILLVLIFLPTYLANKKRKQQQKEMIDNFKVGDKVITSGGILGTITNVLSETVEIKVDKNAKLTVLKTSISSVEKK
- a CDS encoding N-acetylmuramoyl-L-alanine amidase translates to MKKILVFLLFLVGSVIFAENLESINYGNGTFKGVFRENKKMMPGTVVTKVGNDNVLVLSFWNTSKSGRIPQTTSVNDQYISKIQVYESNSSTSLMFYLKPSTKYQIVTRNKEVEVTFNNGDGNPAVSTTRGPNTVTSIGSSRQQSGYSRPNNNTSTYTQPQQSTGPRYSTSGNKKYTIVVDPGHGGHDSGARGNGYNEKDIALQVATRLANNLRRDYNVIMTRDSDFFVPLDTRAKIGNDANADFFISIHLNSGSSSSANGTEVFYFSKKDEGSYAARVAQIENRVDSSYGDTPFSDLVVKDIFYRTNQKKSQAIATTVLDNLINTIGLRRRGVFGANFAVLRGSNSPSILVELGFMNNYGDLSQYLTPEGQERAAQAIANGIRQYFK